In Candidatus Microthrix subdominans, the DNA window AGCGGGCAGCCACCTCAACCAGTCGCTCACCGCCCTGTTCGAGCTGGTCAACGAGGGCTACCACCAAGAACACGCCGAACAGCAGATGTTCGTCGACGACGCCAACGTTGCGGACCGGTCCGAGGAGCTTTACCTGCAGTTCCCCGGGTTGGACGCCCAGCTCTTCGACACCAAATCAACCGAGCTGCTCGACGGTGTCACCCTGCGCAACGAGGCCCTCCAGCAGGTGCTGCGCAAGCTGATGCTGTCCACCGGCAAACGCAAGAGCGACTCGGCCGGGTTCATCTCCTATGCCCAGCTGGGCATCAACCAGCTGGGTGCGGTGTACGAGGGGTTGATGGCCTATAGCGGGTTCCTCGCCACCGGTGACCTGTTCGAGGTGGCCAAGGGCGGCGACCCCGAGGGTGGCACGTGGATGCTGCCCGTCGACGACGCCGACGGCTACCCCGACAACGTGTTCGTCACCACCGAGGACCCCAACACCGGCCGTCCCGTGCGGGTGCGTCACGCCAAGGGCAGCTTCGTGTTCCGCCTGTCGGGGCGCGACCGGCAGCGTTCCGCCAGCTACTACACGCCCGAGGTGCTCACCCGCTGCGTGGTCAAGCACGCCCTGGCCGAGCTGTTGGGCACCGACGACTACGCCCCCGAGGGCGGCAGCGCCCAGATCACCGAGGCCACCGAGCTGCTCGACCTCACCATCTGCGAGCCGGCCCTGGGCTCCGGGGCGTTCCTCAACGAGGCGATCAACCAGCTGGCAGCCGAGTACCTGAAGCGCCGCCAGGCCGAGCTGGGGGAGTCCCTCGATCCCGACGCCTACCTCCGCGAACTCCAGCGGGTGAAGGCGCACTTCGCCCTGCACCAGAGCTACGGGGTGGATCTCAACGCCACAGCGGTCGAGCTGGCCGAGGTCAGCCTGTGGCTCAACGCCATGCACCCCGGGTTGAAGGCCCCGTGGTTCGGCCTGCAACTGCGCCAGGGCAACAGCCTCATCGGATGTCGCCGGGCCACCTGGAACGCCGACCAGCTGAAGCACCGCCCGTGGGCCGAGACCCGCAAGGGGCACGTGCAGCCCCGGTGGATCGCAAGCTGTCCGAGCCGCTCGCCGACAGCCACATCCATCACTTTCTGCTGCCCGGCCACGGCTGGGCGGCGGTGGCCGACCGCAAGGAGGCCAAGGAGCTGCGGGAAGACGAAGCCAAGCGCCTCAAAACCTGGCGCGCCACCATCTTGAAGGCTCCCCAACCAGCGCACGCCAAACGACTTGAAGCGCTGGCCGCCGGGGTAGAGGCCATGTGGGCCCAAGCAACCGAGCGCATCCGCCTCACCCAGCAGGGGCTGAGGCGACCGATTGATGTCTACGGCGCCACCATCGCCGAACGCGAGCCCGGCACCAGTCGTGCTCAAGCGGAGAAGGCCCTCACCGATCCCGACTCACCGCTGGGCCGATTGCGGACGCTGATGGACGCCTGGGTTGGATTGTGGTTCTGGCCCCTCGACACCGGCCAGAGCCCACCGAATTGGGAGCAGTGGCTCCAAATAGCCGAGGAGCTGATCCGTCCCGACGAGCGACACGGACTAGAAGGCCAACTCGACCTCTTCGATGACCTGGCCCAACTGCTCGATGCCGAGGAGTCCGAGAAGCGCAACCAAACCTCCGTCGCCGAACTGAAGCAGCAGCACCCATGGCTGGATGTGGCCGTCGGCGCCGCCCGCCGTGAGGGTGCCTGGCACTGGGACCTGGAGTTCGCTCCCGTCTTTCAGCAGGGCGGAGGCTTCGACCTCCAAGTCGGTAATCCGCCTTGGGTGCGGCCGCGATGGTACGAGGATCTTGTTCTGGCCGAAATCGATCCATGGTGGGGAATCACTGACCGGTCATCGTCGGCCGAACAGCGTCGACGTAGGTCGCAGAACCTTGCCGCTACAGGGGCACAGGCTCGGTATCTGTTGGAGGTGGCATCCTCCGAAGGGGTCGGGGAGATTCTGGGCTCTCCAGTCGTACGGGCCGAATTGGCCGGGGTGCATACCAACCTCTACATGACCTTCATGGATACTGCTTGGCGCAATTCTGCGGACGAAGGAATCACAGGTCTCATCCACCCAGAGAGCCACTTTGTCGATCCCAACGCTGGCCAGCTTCGACGCGCCACCTTTGAGCGACTCCGCCGGCATTGGCAGTTCATCAACGAGGTCTTCTTGTTTGAGGACATCAACCACAAGACCGTGTTCGGGATCCATGTCTACGGAGCCTCTGAAGCGATCCGGTTCGCGCAAGCTTCGTACTTGTTCCACCCTGACACGCTTGACCGGTCTCTCGGTCATGACAGCAACGGCGAATCTCCAGGCATTCAGCACGCTGGTGGAGGATGGGACCTCCGACCTCATAGCTCGCGGATCGTCACGATCGATGTGCAGGTGCTCACGAGCTGGGCGCAACTGTTCGATGAGCCAGGCACGCCACCGGCGGAGGCGCGGCTGCTCCGGCCGGTGACCGATGCTGACCTCGAAGCGCTGACGGTGTTGTCCAACCAGCCAAAGCGGCTCGCTGACCACGACTACCGCTGGACGACTGGATGGCACGAGAAGAGTGCCAAGACGGACGGCATCATTCGTTGGGACAGCGCAGTGCCGGGTTCCTGGGACGAGGTCATCCTGCAAGGACCGCACTTCTCTGTGGCGAACCCCTTCAACAAGCAGCCCAACGAGAACTGTAAGCACAATCAGGACTACAGCGAGTGGGATCTGGAGGCGTTGCCCGAACGGGTCACTCCGCGAACGAACTACCAACGGGACTGCGATCTGGCCACTTACGAGGGTGAACAGCCTTCGTGGGATGGCGTCCCAGTCACCTCGATGTGGCGAGTCATTCACCGATTGATGACTCAGCCAGGTCTCGAACGCTCTCTTCACGCTGCCATTTCCCTTCCGGGACCGCTCCACATCAACGGCGTGCAATCGACTGTCTTCCTGACCAACAGCGAGGTCGTCGCGTGGGCAGGGCTGTGCTCGGCGCTTCCACTTGACTACCTCGCCAAGATCTCTGGCACCGTCAACCTCTTCGATACCTACCTCCAACGCTTTCCCTTCCCAACTGAGGCGGCCGGGTCGCGGGCGCTGCTGCTCCGCACCCTTCGGCTGAACTGCCTGACGGCCGACTACGCCGCGCTGTGGGAGGAACTCTTCGATCCCGCTTGGCAGCAAGACGAGTGGTTGGACTCATCGCTCACTCGAGTGGAACTCGGAGACATCGGTCCGAAGTGGACCATGGACATGCCACTCCGACGGGACCAGGACCGCTGGCAGGCGCTCGTTGAGATCGACGCGCTGGCGGCACTCATGCTCGGATTGTCCGCCGATCAGCTCTGCGCCATGTATCGCACTCAGTTCGCCGTGCTCCGGAAGTACGAACACAAGATGGTTTTCGACGCCGAGGGTCGGAAGATCTGTGGGTACCACCAGAGCGCCGGATTCCGCCAGAGCCAACTCCAAGACCAGGCCAAGGCGGGCGACCTCCCCAAGGAGTGGACCAACCTCTGGAAGCTCTACGAGCAGTACGACGCCGACCCCGCGTCAGTCGACTGGCTAGGCCACTACGCCCCGCCATTCCGGCGGGCCTTTCGCGAAGAACAGATGGTTCAAGCGGTGCGGTGCCTCACTGCTGTCCACGCAGGAGGTGGTATGTGTGCCTGAAGTCGCGCCGATTCAAATTGGCCAACCAACCCTCAAAGGAGGTGTCACTTGATGTTCCCTAAAGAACTGATGAATTTGTGCGACTTCGACAACGTCTTGCGTCATGAATTGCGTCAACCGCTTGAAGGGTTTCC includes these proteins:
- a CDS encoding restriction endonuclease subunit M, yielding MDRKLSEPLADSHIHHFLLPGHGWAAVADRKEAKELREDEAKRLKTWRATILKAPQPAHAKRLEALAAGVEAMWAQATERIRLTQQGLRRPIDVYGATIAEREPGTSRAQAEKALTDPDSPLGRLRTLMDAWVGLWFWPLDTGQSPPNWEQWLQIAEELIRPDERHGLEGQLDLFDDLAQLLDAEESEKRNQTSVAELKQQHPWLDVAVGAARREGAWHWDLEFAPVFQQGGGFDLQVGNPPWVRPRWYEDLVLAEIDPWWGITDRSSSAEQRRRRSQNLAATGAQARYLLEVASSEGVGEILGSPVVRAELAGVHTNLYMTFMDTAWRNSADEGITGLIHPESHFVDPNAGQLRRATFERLRRHWQFINEVFLFEDINHKTVFGIHVYGASEAIRFAQASYLFHPDTLDRSLGHDSNGESPGIQHAGGGWDLRPHSSRIVTIDVQVLTSWAQLFDEPGTPPAEARLLRPVTDADLEALTVLSNQPKRLADHDYRWTTGWHEKSAKTDGIIRWDSAVPGSWDEVILQGPHFSVANPFNKQPNENCKHNQDYSEWDLEALPERVTPRTNYQRDCDLATYEGEQPSWDGVPVTSMWRVIHRLMTQPGLERSLHAAISLPGPLHINGVQSTVFLTNSEVVAWAGLCSALPLDYLAKISGTVNLFDTYLQRFPFPTEAAGSRALLLRTLRLNCLTADYAALWEELFDPAWQQDEWLDSSLTRVELGDIGPKWTMDMPLRRDQDRWQALVEIDALAALMLGLSADQLCAMYRTQFAVLRKYEHKMVFDAEGRKICGYHQSAGFRQSQLQDQAKAGDLPKEWTNLWKLYEQYDADPASVDWLGHYAPPFRRAFREEQMVQAVRCLTAVHAGGGMCA